AAAGCAATAATCGCACTAGGAGCCCAAGTCTCCTTGCTCACCTGGAGAACAGCAACCCTTCCAGCATTCATCACTTTGAAAACATCCCTAACAGCCTTGCATTTCTGCTTCCATTCCAGTACATAAATCCTGTCTCTGCTCCATTGCTGGGGCTGCCTCCAAATGGCCTCCTGCTGGAACAGCCGGCTCTGAGGCTGCGTGAACCAAGCCTTTCTACCCAAAATGAATATAATGAAAGCAGTGAATCTGAAGTTTCCCCCACTCCTTTCAAGAATGAGCAGACATCCAGCAGGAATGCTTTGACCAGCATCACAAATGTAGAACCCAAAACTGAGCCAGCCTGTGCATCTCCCGTTCAAACATCTACACCCATCAATGATTTGTCCAAAACTGAGCACACAAAAAGCTCATTCAGGATTCACAGAATCAGAAGAATGGGATCAGCGTCAAGAAAAGGGAGAGTGTTCTGCAATGCATGTGGTAAAACTTTCTATGACAAAGGTACTCTCAAAATCCACTACAATGCAGTTCATCTGAAAATCAAACACCGATGCACGATTGAAGGCTGCAACATGGTCTTCAGCTCTCTTAGAAGTCGCAATCGTCACAGTGCTAACCCTAACCCCCGCCTTCATATGCCTATGCTAAGGAACAACCGAGACAAAGATCTAATCCGTGCTACATCAGGAGCTGCCACCCCTGTCATAGCAAGTACAAAATCCAGTCTTACCTTAACAAGCCCTGGTCGGCCTCCAATGGGTTTTACTACTCCCCCACTAGACCCTGTACTACAGAACCCTCTTTCTAGCCAGCTGGTTTTTCCAGCTTTAAAGACTGTCCAGCCTGTTCCTCCTTTTTACAGAAGTTTACTTACTCCTGGAGAGATGGTGAGCCCTCCAACCTCATTACCCACCAGTCCCATCATACCAACAGGTGGTTCAGTGGAGCAgcatcctcctcttccttcagAGTCATCGTTACCTGCGCTGGTGATGCCTACCCATGAACCTAATGCTGACCTGGCCCCTAAGAAGAAACCAAGGAAGTCAAGCATGCCAGTTAAAATAGAAAAGGAAGTTATTGATACTGCTGATGAGTTTGACGATGAAGATGATGAGGCTAATGACAACAGCACGATGGCTAATGATATTGGTCATGACAATCACTGCCATTCGCAGGAGGAAATGAGCCCAGGATTGTCTGTGAAAGACTTTTCTAAAAATGGTAGAAGCAGATGCATTTCTAGGACAGAGATAAGAAGGGCAGACAGCATGACCTCAGAAGACCAAGAGCACGAGAGAGACTATGAAAATGAGTCAGAAACCTCAGAGCCAAAATTGTGTGAGGAATCCATGGAAGGTGATGAACACATCCATGAATCTAATGAACAGTCTATGATGAATAgtgaaatggcagatgaaaatcaCAACGAATCTTCTCACCGGGATGTAATTAAGGTGAAGGAAGAGTTTACAGACCCTACCTATGATATGTTTTACATGAGCCAATATGGACTGTATAATGGGGGCAGTGCCAGTATGGCTGCCCTTCATGAAAGTTTCACTTCAACATTCAACTACAACAGTCCTCAAAAGTTCTCCCCAGAAGGGGACCTGTGTTCCAGCCCAGATCCCAAGATCTGCTATGTCTGCAAGAAGAGTTTCAAAAGCTCCTATAGTGTGAAGCTTCACTACAGGAATGTTCATTTAAAAGAGATGCATGTCTGCACAGTGGCTGGCTGTAACGCTGCCTTCCCGTCACGGAGAAGCAGAGACAGGTCAGTAAATATTAATTGATTTTCTACATTATTAAGTGTGTCGAATTATATAAGAAAATCCAGTTTTAGGTAGATGAagaaatagagagagagacacagtaATGACTAGTGACAGTCATGCCCCCTTGGCATTGTGGGGGTGTTATCACTTTAGGTTTTCATTGTTTGACATTCAAAATAGTATATACTATGTCACTGTCTTATGTGATCGGCTAGATAATGTCattctttctgtgtgtgtgtgtgtgtgtgtgtgtgttgtatatACACTTTTGTATATAAGCTGCAGCTTTTATACATTCAGCTTTTTCTCCCTACAGCTTTCCAATCAAGGAAAGCTTCTATTAAATATATAATAATTATATACAACAGAAATATCTTCACACATACACATCGATACATAGAAACAGAAATGGATGGAGGGAAAGAACCATAGGAATAGGATACAAGAATAATCCCCATCTCTGTAGGCTTAAGTACAAATGAATAGGAATAATTAATGGATATTCATTCTGCCTTATAAACAATTAtaagaaacaaaattaaatgttaacattAGCGAAATGGTTCTCTCTTTCCATGGGGGAACCTGTATCTTTTTTTCCTAATATAACCATTCAGTCCAGCTTTATTTTCTTCTCTGGCTGTGAGTAACTCCCATTCACTCTGATGGGGTAACGTACATGCAGATCGGGGAGACTAGACCCCTACATATTTTTAAGGGTATGTTCTGCTGGGCCTTCAGATGACGTCACACTGTAGTTATGCTGCATCAGTACTGAAACAATTGGGCTTAAACAGAAGCAGCTGGTCCTAAACCTCTTtggccttttttaaaatattttttttaattcctaaaaaaaatgtaatataaaTGGAATTGGTCAAGGTGGTCTTTGGTAGGATAACACAGTTATTCCATACTCGGGAAAACAAGCTCTCATTCATGATGATGAATATATTGTTACACAATGAAATATCCCTTATAGGTTCACAGCATTGGGTTCGTGTTGTGATGGTGAGAGTGATTCATTACTtgagcttgtttgtttgtttttgtttttgtttaatatttttcatTAGGGAGTAAAAATTCAGCAGAGAGAGATTGAGGAAGGAAATTGAACTCAGCTAAACATTTCACACACATTTCCTGTACCTTGTTCCGTGGAAATTGCTGGGGTTTGCAACTGGATACAgggtataatataaaataaaagcaatttaGTGCAAAGAAAGTTAGGAAGCCAAATCTCACTTTTTCTGGAGAGTCTAGCTCCAGCATGTCAGTTCTGAGATCCACTGAATAGAAAATGTGAACATAAATTAGAAAAAACGGTAAATAGACTAGAGTAAACTAGAAAATTTGTTTCACCAGTGAGATGAGATCAATTAAAATCAAACACCGAAAACTAAATTAAGGCCACTGTCTTGCCAGTCGGTCCACCCCTGTGGAGACCTGTTAGCCTCCGTGGAGTTGGACATAAGGGTCCAGCGGGATCAGGGCCTCAATAAGTGAAATCCTGTGCTGACTTATACCACACATTGTGTCCTTAAAGTTGATGGGATTGCAGAGGATTTGTtagtgcagaatttggctcagtctATGTGTTTTCTCAAGTGAGTTATAAAATGTCAGTCATGTGCTAAGTAAACCCGTTTTGTATTCAGTGTGCAAAAAGAGAAGTGGCTAGTTTAGGATTTGGAATGTTATTTGGAATGTTAAATTTCATCAGGAAACAGTTAACTTGATAGATTATGCTAATAATAAAGAAGTTAGTTCAGTGAACATATATTAGGAGAAAAAGACCATCATGATGACATGTGTAAAGTATTTATGAGAACTGAACATTTAAAGACAGGGCACAGTTTGAAAGTATTTCATGATCTATATAGGATACTTTGATTTAGCTTATTGAAAGCAAGCCATAAAAGTGAAATATATGATTCATAAACTTAAAATGCAGACTGCTTTCTTAAAGATAAAATTATTATTTACATATGAGTTTGGGTTGTACTAGGCATGGGAACATCTTTCCAGTTTCACCACACAAATAGTGTTCAAAATATGTTTCAATTATGTGAGAGTCTTCCTGATAACTTGGGACAACAGAAATCCACAAGTTCTGAGGATTTCAGGTAGTGATAATGTACTTTAAAAGGTTTAAAGGCTAGGTACAATTTGGATGGCCTTCAAGTCTGATGCTTTTTGAGACTCACCAAAACTTTCGGGTCTGCAGAATTTGTCTGGAAAAATCTGACAAAAACCAGGAACTCTCACAAGATTTCTGATAATTTTTGCAGACATTTGGTCAGGAAGTATCATAAGAAAGCATCTTTATTGTTCACTGTATTTCAGCAATTCCGTGTCTGGTCTTGTCCAGGACTAGGAAGTCTAGAAGTGCACAGAAATGAAAGAGTGTGCAAAAGGAGGGGTATGAGAATGAATCAGACATTCTTTTTATTTAATCTTCAAAAAAAATGGTTTATTAAGGGTTGAGTTGAAGGGAGAGTCTTATTTTATCCAAGCCACGTAGCCTACCCAATGAAGGATTTTTTGCTGATTTTTGAAgaatcttttttatttaaagggaaaaaagcCTCGATCATTAAGTTTCTAGCCTTTTGGGTTTCAGACAGAGCCTCGAAGATGTAAACTAATCTATGGAGTCTTATTGGCTTTGCTGCCAAATAACGAAAGCAATAACATTGAGAAGTGAGAACTTCTTCCAGTCACCTTAATGGACTATTAATTTTAAAACCTAATTATAACTATTTCGCTTTTAATTGCTGTACCAGAAACAAGAAATATCCAACTAATGTGCAATAGCAAGTGAGCCTGGACATACTTGTCATGTTCTGATGTGACAGTTATTCGGGCAGGTGTATGTAACAATAAGTCTTCACATTTTGATTATTGGATTACTGAATATTTTTGACTATCCAGATGAATCCAGAAGTTCTTTGCTGtccttacaaattaaaaaagcATTTCTAATGCCACCTTCTAAAAACTTTTGGACCCTTCCCAACACCATGTGGCTTGCAGGATTTAGTGAGGTTTCCTCATTTAAATTTTTTctataaatttatttaaaaataaaacaagccgTGAAGACGTTTGAGtttaataaggtgataaatagttttgatcttttttttttcttacaatgGCATCTGGTACAATGTATAACCTTGTACAACCCAACTCTGGTTAATCTAAATTTGGTTATGTTCCCCAGGCTTAGTGTGGGCCCAGAAAACTCCCCTGCTGCTCCGGTTCGTAACCTAGAGTATGGCCCTTTTAAAACTGACTTTCAAGGGATGGAGGTCCAGAGTGCAACCTTAGTTACCTAAGGCAGCTGGTCAGCTTCCCTACCATTCAAATACCCTTTTATCTGAAAGTTTTGGATATCTCCTGAGATGTATTTATATGCAGGGATGTCCTATATTAAAATGACtgggtctgacacagtatggctaTCCATATTTTCTAAAATCGGATGAAGGCGaacagaagactgagagggatAGACTGACATGGAATCTACCATGCATCCTCTAATTTTTCAAGATATAACAGACAAAAGAAGGGACAGAAAGCCTACAGAACTCCACAGGGTTCTGTTATCCCTTCTAAAATTCATAAGAAGTTGCTTTTTATGATTTAAGCCCCACAGTGTCtggattcttttttttaactaattttcTATTCATCGCCTTTCCCACCCGTTACCAGAAGTGTTTATGAAATCTATGATCTGTATCTTTAACTTTGATCTCTTTCCTAAAGGGAACAGTGcattcattctttctttcttttgttcatTCTTTCTTTTCAGTCCCATTGTTCTCAGAATCCTTTACTGTTTCTGCTCCCACCAGCTCAGGCATTTATGACACTTCAGTTCTTCTACTAGTGGAGCTTTATAGGGTATGCCTTCTTGCAGGAAAGCAACAAAGAGTGAAAGATAAGAGAAATTATGCCAAAGGAGGTAGTGTCAGACAGGAGCAAGAGTCTGCCTGGGGACAGGAAAACATCTCTGTCAAGGAAAGTGGTCAAGAAGATGGAGAAATAGGACAAGGATATGCTGGACAGCTGCCTGAAAAATAGGCTTGAATGTGGGCCCGGGTACAGTTTGTTCATctgggtgggagaaagggagaaGTTTTAGTTGAGACTGttgtttctgtaaagggaatCATCCTGGAGTGAATAgccagcagaggaggaggagggctggtCTGTGACGAAGGAAAGGTTTGtgatgggtagggtgaccagatgtcctgattttataaggacagtcccaatatttggggctttttcttatataggtacctattaccccccaccccatcccaatttttcacacttgctgtctggtcaccctagtgatggGGTCTTCACAGAGTAAGTCCCTCCTGTTCCTGCTTTTCCACTCCCAGCCTCCCTCTCGGTTTTGCTTAAACTAGGTACTGCCCCTGCCTCACAAAGTAAGCTGGAATGGGTGGGCTGCTCCTCAGAGACAGTATTCTGGAGCCAGCAACTCAATAAGCTCTTTTGTGCCATAGACCAGGCCAAGGTGAGGGCAGGCAGGCAGATAGAAAGAGGGTATTTTCCAGCTCAGTGAAGACAGGGAAGTTCCAAAGTTtcttggatggggcagggggagtcaTTCGTTAGTAATCAGCTGGAGAGGAAGTGAGGAGGTAGGCAGATGGGGTAGGAGAGAGTGAAGAGAAAATATATTGTAGTTGAGTTAACTCAGCTCCCATCCCTCACCTAGAATTGTAGAGTTAAAGGCGGCTTGGGTTCAGATTCAATACCTGTGAAATCAGAGGTGCCATTTTTGACCAGTCCTTAATGGTAAACTAATGTCAGTATTTCAGTGAAAAGAAACACCTGTTCTTCTCCTTATCAGCTCTATTGCATTTTAATAAGTTAAAAACTATTTTATATTGGTACCATCAATTTAAAAATCTCTGTTACTTAGGACTAGGTTGGAATGCTGTGTTAATAAGGACATGTTGCCCCATTTTCTATGCCCTAATTATatggaaaataaatgtatttcctgAATACCTGTTTAGCGTTACAAAGACGAAACTTTCCCTTTTTGCCTTTCTTTGACTAAAGTAAGAATATTAATTGTTCAGGTTTCTCTTTAAATTTTCTCAGAaagtgagcatgtgtgtgtgttctgcaAGGTGGGAAAGGTGATTCAGCCCATgaataaattttaaaacaaaataatatttgCTTAGAGTTACTTATAAATAAATATGAGGCAACTATTGGTGCCAAGTGTGATCCTGCCATTTGATTGCTAGTTAAATCAGTCCagatttaaacatgtaaactCCTTGATTTGTATGGAGTAAGACATCTGTATTTAGTTTATTAAAACCTGCTGACATCTCCAGAACTAAATTTGTGCGCATATAGGCCTCTGGGTAGCTGTATTGAAAAAGCAGAGACATATACTTTTTGCTCATCTGCTTACCTGACTTCCAGCCCTGTACAGGTGTGCTTGAATAAATTAACATCAGATACCTCTGATGAGCCACTGCATACATTATCAACAGAGGTGAAGATGTGAAAAACATGCTACCTGCCTCCTGTTATCACCTCCTCAACACAAAAGCATCCATTTTTTCATCATCCCGCTATGTTTGGAAACTTATACAAAAAACTTTTTAGAAACTGCTTTTCAAGAAATGCACGCGATTTTAGGAGCAGATAGCTCCAAGAAGATACTCAACACTAGTTTATGGTGACTATTAATATATTTCCCCTAATATCATTAGCTGTCAGATACAGCTTGTTTCCCTTCACTAATAACAAGAAGAGAACATTTTAAGACATCTATTTGATTGTGACCAGACAATCAAAACCAGTTTTTGCTATATTATTTTTCAAATCTGAACCTGTTTACACATTTGCTTTTGGTACAGGAATTCATAGTTTTAAAAAGAATATGTGAATATACTGTACAATTCTATGAACCAGTAGGTTTCCTTAGGAAGTCACTAAAATGTGCTTGTTTCTTTACATTCAAACAAGTCTTTCTTTCACAAGAGAGCCTGGGTTGTAAAGAAATGATTTCTGTGACCCTTATGTTGAGTAGTAACTTTTTCTATGGGTAGTTCCACAGATGTCAGTGCGACTATATGCAGAGTATGATATAATCAGTCCGAGTAAGGAAGACAGAATGAAGGACAGAGTGAATTAACTTTTATATGAGTGATCTACCAGCTACCGTGTAGCAGCTCATTTTTACTGTAGAGGATGAAGTAAAAGAAGCGTGGGGAATAAAAGCATAAAAGCCCTATCTTACTCACATGACAAGCCCTAACACCAAGCTGCTTActtgagtaagggttgcaggatcaggtGTGTTGTGGAGGAAATTCTTTCTCTTTTTCACCCAGTAATGAATTGTATTGACATCTATTACCTGCATTTTATTGTTGTAGTAGTTTGAAAATGAAGGTAAAGCTTACATCTTCTAAACTTGCCCCACATAACACAGGATTTTATATTGTTGTGTCAATCAGCAAAAGTAAATCCAGGACTTTTCAGTGACCTGCAAAGTCTATCTAAATATTCACTGACCCACAAGCATTAAGAAAGGTGGTAAACATAATTAAGTCAGTAAAAGCACTGGCTGGAACATGGCATGTATGGAGGAATATTTTCCGCTGATGCAAGgccggatttaggggcaggcgatCCAGGTAACTGCCTGATGTGCCAGGCTTAGGGGGTTGCTGGATTTGGGGTGTTGCTTTTGTTGATAGCCATAAAAGGGAAATGTATTGTCTTCTATGACAGGGAGAAATCATGTATGCATCCATacatcaaagtcatgaaatgggctacaaatgcaataaaagttaaggtattcaaatgtttaacaaatggagggggcATCGAAGACATTCCTCACTtggggcaccatttggtctagggctggcCCTGTCCTGCTCTGCTCTATATGTTTAACTCTCATAATTGTCTATGAAAATTACATGTATGACTGTGTCAAGGGAAGAATATGCAGCATAAGTGCAagtttccaaaaaaaaaacccaacccagctCTTAATCCTTAATCCTGACCTACAGCTTTTTCAATCCCGAGCTTCTCTTCAATAAAGATTGCCTAGCGTGCCAAGTTATGTGGCGTGTTTGTGACATGGGTCCCCAGTGTCCATTGGGAACTAGCCTGGAGACCACCAACTGTATGTTCACATACAGTAGCAACAATTAAAAAGTCAACTTTTACACAATAGTGACCACATCAGGATCTATGGGATGCCAGGAAATGTTGTGGTATCACAGATACCATTGTGTGGCGACGGTGACGGTGTGTATGTTGCCATTTTAATAATGATCACTGTGTATTAGTTGCCGTAAGTTCCAAATCCAATATGTCCTCTAATGAAATCCTAGAGCTTTAACTTGTGCCTCCTAGTTCCCGGCATCATCTTTTACATGAGCACTTTGCCTTGTGctaagaaagtttttttttttaattaagagctCATTTCATATTTAAGCTTGCCCTAAAAAGCATTCCTTAAAGACACTGCCTAAGAAATAATTTAACATTTTTGCCATAAGGCACCTACAAGCTTCATATAAATGGACATGGAAGAGAAATGAAAGAGTTTTGTGTTTGCCAAAAATGTACGCTATGAATAAAAAAGGACTTtggtgtatatgtatataaatataaagCATTTGggatggagagggagagagataagAGGTGGAACTGGCTTGAGGATATGGGGGgtttttttaatgtcattttgttttcatcctcttttt
The DNA window shown above is from Mauremys mutica isolate MM-2020 ecotype Southern chromosome 6, ASM2049712v1, whole genome shotgun sequence and carries:
- the BNC2 gene encoding zinc finger protein basonuclin-2 isoform X1; the encoded protein is MESLEEEGIGGYSSESSCTEGKEEPQRSPSVEQSEEAEVDVRDRETQRHRERKRARDLTLRDSCTDNSMQFGTRTATTESGFMGTWQNADTNLLFRMSQQAIRCTLVNCTCECFQPGKINLRTCDHCKHGWVAHALDKLSTQHLYHPTQVEIVQSNVVFDISSLMLYGTQAVPVRLKILLDRLFSVLKQEEVLHILHGLGWTLRDYVRGYILQDAAGKVLDRWAIMSREEEIITLQQFLRFGETKSIVELMAIQEKEGQAVAVPSSKADSDIRTFIESNNRTRSPSLLAHLENSNPSSIHHFENIPNSLAFLLPFQYINPVSAPLLGLPPNGLLLEQPALRLREPSLSTQNEYNESSESEVSPTPFKNEQTSSRNALTSITNVEPKTEPACASPVQTSTPINDLSKTEHTKSSFRIHRIRRMGSASRKGRVFCNACGKTFYDKGTLKIHYNAVHLKIKHRCTIEGCNMVFSSLRSRNRHSANPNPRLHMPMLRNNRDKDLIRATSGAATPVIASTKSSLTLTSPGRPPMGFTTPPLDPVLQNPLSSQLVFPALKTVQPVPPFYRSLLTPGEMVSPPTSLPTSPIIPTGGSVEQHPPLPSESSLPALVMPTHEPNADLAPKKKPRKSSMPVKIEKEVIDTADEFDDEDDEANDNSTMANDIGHDNHCHSQEEMSPGLSVKDFSKNGRSRCISRTEIRRADSMTSEDQEHERDYENESETSEPKLCEESMEGDEHIHESNEQSMMNSEMADENHNESSHRDVIKVKEEFTDPTYDMFYMSQYGLYNGGSASMAALHESFTSTFNYNSPQKFSPEGDLCSSPDPKICYVCKKSFKSSYSVKLHYRNVHLKEMHVCTVAGCNAAFPSRRSRDRHSANINLHRKLLTKELDDMGLDTSQPSLSKDLRDEFLVKIYGTQHQMGLDIREDTSSPAGTEDSQMNGYGRGMSDDYMVLDLSTTSSIQSSSSIHSSRESDAGSDEGILLDDVDGASDSGESAHKMDTPAIGVGMGSDLQGSLMFNNVPMSNGGIMCNICHKMYSNKGTLRVHYKTVHLREMHKCKVPGCNMMFSSVRSRNRHSQNPNLHKNIPFTSVD
- the BNC2 gene encoding zinc finger protein basonuclin-2 isoform X4, with the protein product MSEEAEVDVRDRETQRHRERKRARDLTLRDSCTDNSMQFGTRTATTESGFMGTWQNADTNLLFRMSQQAIRCTLVNCTCECFQPGKINLRTCDHCKHGWVAHALDKLSTQHLYHPTQVEIVQSNVVFDISSLMLYGTQAVPVRLKILLDRLFSVLKQEEVLHILHGLGWTLRDYVRGYILQDAAGKVLDRWAIMSREEEIITLQQFLRFGETKSIVELMAIQEKEGQAVAVPSSKADSDIRTFIESNNRTRSPSLLAHLENSNPSSIHHFENIPNSLAFLLPFQYINPVSAPLLGLPPNGLLLEQPALRLREPSLSTQNEYNESSESEVSPTPFKNEQTSSRNALTSITNVEPKTEPACASPVQTSTPINDLSKTEHTKSSFRIHRIRRMGSASRKGRVFCNACGKTFYDKGTLKIHYNAVHLKIKHRCTIEGCNMVFSSLRSRNRHSANPNPRLHMPMLRNNRDKDLIRATSGAATPVIASTKSSLTLTSPGRPPMGFTTPPLDPVLQNPLSSQLVFPALKTVQPVPPFYRSLLTPGEMVSPPTSLPTSPIIPTGGSVEQHPPLPSESSLPALVMPTHEPNADLAPKKKPRKSSMPVKIEKEVIDTADEFDDEDDEANDNSTMANDIGHDNHCHSQEEMSPGLSVKDFSKNGRSRCISRTEIRRADSMTSEDQEHERDYENESETSEPKLCEESMEGDEHIHESNEQSMMNSEMADENHNESSHRDVIKVKEEFTDPTYDMFYMSQYGLYNGGSASMAALHESFTSTFNYNSPQKFSPEGDLCSSPDPKICYVCKKSFKSSYSVKLHYRNVHLKEMHVCTVAGCNAAFPSRRSRDRHSANINLHRKLLTKELDDMGLDTSQPSLSKDLRDEFLVKIYGTQHQMGLDIREDTSSPAGTEDSQMNGYGRGMSDDYMVLDLSTTSSIQSSSSIHSSRESDAGSDEGILLDDVDGASDSGESAHKMDTPAIGVGMGSDLQGSLMFNNVPMSNGGIMCNICHKMYSNKGTLRVHYKTVHLREMHKCKVPGCNMMFSSVRSRNRHSQNPNLHKNIPFTSVD
- the BNC2 gene encoding zinc finger protein basonuclin-2 isoform X5, whose product is MQFGTRTATTESGFMGTWQNADTNLLFRMSQQAIRCTLVNCTCECFQPGKINLRTCDHCKHGWVAHALDKLSTQHLYHPTQVEIVQSNVVFDISSLMLYGTQAVPVRLKILLDRLFSVLKQEEVLHILHGLGWTLRDYVRGYILQDAAGKVLDRWAIMSREEEIITLQQFLRFGETKSIVELMAIQEKEGQAVAVPSSKADSDIRTFIESNNRTRSPSLLAHLENSNPSSIHHFENIPNSLAFLLPFQYINPVSAPLLGLPPNGLLLEQPALRLREPSLSTQNEYNESSESEVSPTPFKNEQTSSRNALTSITNVEPKTEPACASPVQTSTPINDLSKTEHTKSSFRIHRIRRMGSASRKGRVFCNACGKTFYDKGTLKIHYNAVHLKIKHRCTIEGCNMVFSSLRSRNRHSANPNPRLHMPMLRNNRDKDLIRATSGAATPVIASTKSSLTLTSPGRPPMGFTTPPLDPVLQNPLSSQLVFPALKTVQPVPPFYRSLLTPGEMVSPPTSLPTSPIIPTGGSVEQHPPLPSESSLPALVMPTHEPNADLAPKKKPRKSSMPVKIEKEVIDTADEFDDEDDEANDNSTMANDIGHDNHCHSQEEMSPGLSVKDFSKNGRSRCISRTEIRRADSMTSEDQEHERDYENESETSEPKLCEESMEGDEHIHESNEQSMMNSEMADENHNESSHRDVIKVKEEFTDPTYDMFYMSQYGLYNGGSASMAALHESFTSTFNYNSPQKFSPEGDLCSSPDPKICYVCKKSFKSSYSVKLHYRNVHLKEMHVCTVAGCNAAFPSRRSRDRHSANINLHRKLLTKELDDMGLDTSQPSLSKDLRDEFLVKIYGTQHQMGLDIREDTSSPAGTEDSQMNGYGRGMSDDYMVLDLSTTSSIQSSSSIHSSRESDAGSDEGILLDDVDGASDSGESAHKMDTPAIGVGMGSDLQGSLMFNNVPMSNGGIMCNICHKMYSNKGTLRVHYKTVHLREMHKCKVPGCNMMFSSVRSRNRHSQNPNLHKNIPFTSVD
- the BNC2 gene encoding zinc finger protein basonuclin-2 isoform X6, whose protein sequence is MWPFMCRFYDVLWYVKPGPSGYPAEVALTEHRTDREINPAGTKALEDAAGKVLDRWAIMSREEEIITLQQFLRFGETKSIVELMAIQEKEGQAVAVPSSKADSDIRTFIESNNRTRSPSLLAHLENSNPSSIHHFENIPNSLAFLLPFQYINPVSAPLLGLPPNGLLLEQPALRLREPSLSTQNEYNESSESEVSPTPFKNEQTSSRNALTSITNVEPKTEPACASPVQTSTPINDLSKTEHTKSSFRIHRIRRMGSASRKGRVFCNACGKTFYDKGTLKIHYNAVHLKIKHRCTIEGCNMVFSSLRSRNRHSANPNPRLHMPMLRNNRDKDLIRATSGAATPVIASTKSSLTLTSPGRPPMGFTTPPLDPVLQNPLSSQLVFPALKTVQPVPPFYRSLLTPGEMVSPPTSLPTSPIIPTGGSVEQHPPLPSESSLPALVMPTHEPNADLAPKKKPRKSSMPVKIEKEVIDTADEFDDEDDEANDNSTMANDIGHDNHCHSQEEMSPGLSVKDFSKNGRSRCISRTEIRRADSMTSEDQEHERDYENESETSEPKLCEESMEGDEHIHESNEQSMMNSEMADENHNESSHRDVIKVKEEFTDPTYDMFYMSQYGLYNGGSASMAALHESFTSTFNYNSPQKFSPEGDLCSSPDPKICYVCKKSFKSSYSVKLHYRNVHLKEMHVCTVAGCNAAFPSRRSRDRHSANINLHRKLLTKELDDMGLDTSQPSLSKDLRDEFLVKIYGTQHQMGLDIREDTSSPAGTEDSQMNGYGRGMSDDYMVLDLSTTSSIQSSSSIHSSRESDAGSDEGILLDDVDGASDSGESAHKMDTPAIGVGMGSDLQGSLMFNNVPMSNGGIMCNICHKMYSNKGTLRVHYKTVHLREMHKCKVPGCNMMFSSVRSRNRHSQNPNLHKNIPFTSVD